A window of Apium graveolens cultivar Ventura chromosome 8, ASM990537v1, whole genome shotgun sequence contains these coding sequences:
- the LOC141679563 gene encoding uncharacterized protein LOC141679563, whose translation MIAHESREEKNTLHIKSRFFYFNCSAYGYYSAECKKPRRDREVNEEGNIDQIPDDEPSILMVENKEGEKGNLLINKERVKSNLNKNNQLSEDAAFKLQEGIQLLLSQWSSLQVAVENEFGGPDSRRKSQQLPVDLFSWFTKSAGPIYIDDLENMLDDFMLSLNTELDDGSIEEISEKLMIMHEECLEGNFMSIERLRDAPRVSVPQIKQLCLCELTSD comes from the exons ATGATTGCTCACGAAAGTCGAGAGGAAAAGAATACACTGCACATAAAATCAAGGTTTTTTTATTTCAATTGTAGTGCATATGGCTATTACTCCGCGGAGTGTAAGAAACCTAGGCGAGATAGAGAGGTGAACGAGGAAGGGAACATAGACCAAATTCCCGATGATGAACCATCAATACTCATGGTCGAGAACAAAGAAGGTGAGAAAGGTAACTTGTTGATCAATAAAGAGCGTGTGAAATCAAACTTGAATAAAAACAATCAG TTATCGGAAGATGCAGCATTTAAACTACAAGAAGGAATACAGTTGTTGCTCTCGCAATGGTCTTCTCTTCAAGTTGCGGTCGAGAATGAGTTTGGTGGTCCTGATTCTCGCAGGAAATCCCAGCAGTTACCTGTTGATCTCTTTTCATGGTTCACCAAGTC GGCGGGGCCTATTTATATTGATGATTTGGAGAACATGCTTGATGACTTTATGCTTTCTCTTAACACTGAACTTGATGATGGCAGCATTGAGGAG ATATCTGAAAAATTAATGATAATGCACGAAGAATGTTTGGAAGGTAATTTTATGTCTATTGAAAGACTTAGGGATGCTCCCAGAGTTTCTGTTCCACAAATTAAACAG TTATGTTTGTGCGAGCTAACAAGCGATTAA